A segment of the Pirellulales bacterium genome:
ATCGCCAGCGGGTAGTAGGTTGCCCTGAACCGGTGCAGGTCACCCCTTTCCCTGCATCAGCATCAGGGCTTCCTTCAGCACCAAGCCATTCGTGGCAATTCCTTCGCCTCCAGCAATCGTGGCGTTTCCTTGCCAGTCCGTATACGTGCCGCCGGCCTCTTGCAGGATCGGCAGCAGCGCTGCGGCATCCCAGAGGTTCATGAGGGGATCGACCATCACTTCGGCTCGGCCCGTGGCGACAAGCAAATAGCCGTATGCGTCGCCCCAAGTGCGCGAAAGCTTCGCGGCCGCGCACATTCGCTCATATACTGGCCACGCGCTGCGCTGCGTGAAATTGGCCGGATCACTGGTGAGAAACAGCCCATCGGCAAGTTTTTTTTTCGTAGAAACGCGAATCTGCCGCGGTTCGCCGCTGCCGCGAACGAACCAGGCGCCCTGGCCCATCGCGCCGTAAGCCATCTCGCCGAGTGGCGGAATATGAATGACTCCAGCGCGGCTTTCTCCTTCCAGTTCGATACCGATCAGCGCGGCATACAGCGGCACGCCGTGGATGAACGACTTGGTGCCATCAATCGGATCGAGAATCCAGCGATAGCCCGAGGTGCCCGGCTGCTCGCCAAATTCTTCCCCCAAGACGCCGTCGTGCGGAAAGGCCGCGGCAATGCGGTTGCGCAACAGTTGCTCGGCTTCGCGGTCGGCGATCGTCACCGGAGAAGCATCGCTTTTGAGGTCGACTTGCAGATCGTCGCGCTGGAAGTATCGCAGCGTCCATTGGCCGGCCTCGCGCGCCAATTCGCAGGCGGTCGTCAAACGGGAAGTCAGTTCGGAGTTCATGCCGACAGCATACTGACCGACCGTGCAATTGCCAATTGCCGCCGGCTATTCCCATCGCCACCAGGGTGGCAATGTTCCGGCAGGCTGCCAAAGCATCGACTCGCCAATCGACCGCAGCACCACGCCCGGTGGATGTCGATCGCAAATTCCCGAAATCTTCAAACCCTCAGACGATAATTCAAAGTCGGCGGCAAGCTCGGCAAATTCCACGCGGTCGGGCCAAGTGGCCAGATCGGAAGTCAGACGCAGCGCCTTGGCGACGGCAAACACCAGCGCTCGATCGGCCGTGCCAGCGCCGGCCTTCATGGTGCCAGCGGCGGCCTCCAGCCGGCCGCGGTGAAACTCCGCCTGAGCAATTTGAATGGTCGCGGCTGCCGAACACTGTCCGGGGAAATGGCGGCGCACGAGCGCATTCAAGTCCACTTGATTGAAAGTGCCTGCGACGATTCTTGCGTCGCAGGCATCGGGTTTGAAGGTCACTTCGAGCGTACCCTGAAAGGTGGCGGCAATTCCGCAGCGATTTTCCAGCTCCATGGCTGCCGCCAGCAAAGAACACGGCAACCGGCCATGCCTTGTGTTCAGCGCAAACGACGAAACGATCTGCCCCGACTCCTTGACGCGGCGCATCTCCAATTGCAGCGGCTCATCAGCCCGATCGTCGTCCCACAACCATGTCGCCATGGCAGAGCTGCTTTCTTCGCCAGCGTTAAACTCCATCGTGCCACGGCGCAGCGTTTGCTTCCCTTCCGGCCAAATCACGTTGATGGTCTCGACGCTCAATCGCAATGGCCGCGGCAAGCGCTGGCCAATATGCAGTTGACGTTCGATCATTGGCAGCCACCAGTTGTGACCGGAAATTCTGATCTCCGCCTGGCGCGCCTCGATCGATTGTGCTCGGTCGCTCTGGTGGATTTCGACGCGCGGCGATCGCAGCAGGATTTTGTCCGTTTCGGGATCAATCAATTCAAAATCTTCCAACACCAAGACGCCAGGGCGCAATGGACGAACGCGACTCACGCGCACTTCGCGACCCAGCGCAATCGAGAGCGATTCGCAGGTCGCCCGGCGGTATCCGTCACCGTGAAGGACGACGCTCCACGCCAGCACTGCGCCGGTCGGCAAGACGCCAAGCAGCAGAAACAGGCTGCGGCAGAGCAGGCGTCGTGTTCGGTCGCGAAAAAAAAGAAACATCCGTGTCTGGGGGTTGGCAGTCGGTGCGCCTGTACTTCATCGCTCCTTGGCCATGTTCAAAAACAATTCGTATCGAGCCTTCATCTCCGCCAGGCTATCGCCGCCGAATTTTTCGACCAGCGCGGCAGCTACTTCAAAGGCCACGACGTTTTCCACGATTGCGCTGGCCGCCGAAATTGCGCAAACGTCGCTCCGTTCGTACTCGGCCGACTGTGGAGCGTGTGTCTGCAGGTTGATCGATTCGAGTGGTCTGCGCAGCGTGCTGATCGGTTTCTTCGCGGCGCGCACAACGAGCGGCTGGCCGTTCGTCATGCCCCCTTCCAGGCCGCCGGCGTTGTTTGTCGGCCGCACGAAACCAAGGTTCGGCGAGTTGCGCTGCGCATGGTCGTATTGAATCGGATCGTGAACCTGTGACCCGCGACGACGAGCCGCCTCAAATCCCAAGCCGATTTCCACCCCCTTGATCGCCTGAACGGACATCACGGCCTGCGCCAATCGGCCGTCGAGCTTGCGATCCCACTGCGCGTGCGATCCGAGACCGAATGGCAGACCCTCCACCCGTACTTCGACAATGCCGCCGAGCGTGTCCCCCTCTTTGCCGCAGGCGTCGATCAGTCCCTTGATTGCTTCATCTTTGCCGGGGTCGAGTGAATAGACTTCGCTCGTGTCGCGCAGTGCGCGATGTTCTTCGATGCTCCCCGGTAGTGTCGCAATTTTCACATCGCCGATTTCGACGACATAGCCGAGCACCTGGATGTTAAATTCTTTGAGCAACTGGCTTGCAAGCGCGCCGGCGGCCACGCGCACGGTCGTCTCGCGGGCGCTGGCTCGCTCGAGCACGCCACGGATCGAACCGAGGTATTTGATCGCCCCGGTCAAGTCGGCATGCCCCGGCCGTGGCCGCTGAAGATCTTCCAGGCGCTCCAACTTGTAGTCTTTGTTGACCACCTGTAGGGCGATTGGGCTACCGAGCGTCGTATTGCGCCAGACCCCGCTCAGAATTTCGACCGTGTCGGTCTCGATCCGCTGCCGGCCGCCGCGGCCATAGCCCCCTTGCCGGCGGCGCAGTTCCGCGTTGATTGGCGCGGTGTCGATCGACAAACCTGCCGGAAATCCATCGACCAAGGCCACGAGTGCCTTGCCGTGTGATTCGCCGGCGGTCAGGTAACGTAACATTTTAGACTGTAAGAGGTTATGCCGCACAAGCTTGCGCGCACAGTTAGCGCGATGTACCTCAATTGTACTTTGTGGCCGAAAACAGAGGTAGATCGGCTCGGGAGAACCAAAAACGGCGACACAACCGACGAAAACTGTTTATCGCCAAGCAAATTTCTGCCCGGTGATGTATTCGAACGCTTCGATATACTTTTCTCGAGTGCGGCTCACCACTTCGTCCGGCAACGAAGGCGGCGGGCTGTTTTTATCCCAAGTGGTCGTTTCCAGCCAATCGCGGACAAACTGCTTATCGAACGACGCCTGGCCGCGGCCGCTCTGGTAATCATACGCCGGCCAGAAGCGCGAGCTGTCGGGCGTCAGCACTTCGTCAATCAGAATCAGTTCATTGCCGATCCGACCAAATTCAAATTTGGTGTCGGCAATGATGATTCCTCGTTTGCGGGCCAATTCGGCACCACGGCGATAGATTTCCAAGCTCCGTCGTCGAAGTTCGTCCGATACTTCGCGGCCGACAATCTCGACCATCTGCTCGAACGAGATATTGATGTCGTGCCCGCTTTCTTCCTTGGTCGCCGGCGTAAAAATCGGCTCGGCGAGTTGATCGCTTTCTTTCAGCCCCGCGGGCAAATGAATCCCACAGACCGTGCCGCTTTTCTTGTATTCCTTCCAGCCCGAACCCGACAAATAGCCACGGACCACGCACTCAATTGGCACAACCTGCGTCTTGCGCACCAGCATGCTGCGTCCCGCCAGCCGCTCCGCATCGACTCCGCTCGGCAGGCCAAAGTCGGCGACGTTCATTGAAAGCATATGGTGCGCTCCGCCAAGTTGCGAAAACCAGTAGGCGCTGATCTGCGTCAGCACTCGCCCTTTGTCAGGAATTCCGCTCGGCAGCACCCAATCGAAAGCGCTGATGCGGTCGCTGCTGACCAGCAGCATCTTTTCGCCCAAATCGTAACAATCGCGCACTTTGCCGCGACGCACAGGCCAACCAGGAATATTCGATTCGAGCAGCGGAGCGGACATGGTTGTGGGCATAAACGGCCGAAGTGGGTAAATGGATGCGGCGGCTGAAATGACAACGGCCGAATATACCAGCGACACGGCTCACCGAACAGCCGCCCGAAATTCGCGCGGTTCCACCGCGAATGTCGATGTTTCGCGCCTCAAATTGAATATCTTCTTCTCACCGGGCAAAACGCCTTCAATTTCTTGGACATTGAAGGCCGTCTTCGCCTTCGAGCAGTTGCCGCACTTTAGCAGGCTGTGTTTAATAGAATGTCGAGCTTCGCCTTCGACCATTGTCATTCGATTTCGCCAGCGAGGGCTGGATTCCTTTTCTCCTATTTTTCCCCGCTGCGCCACATGGGTCAGATGCGATTTCTCGTGCCGCACCGCGACCGATTGACACCCCAAGCGATTCGCTCCGCTCATCTTCGCGGGCAAGATGATTTGCCCTGGGTTTGTCGCGTGACGCTCAACGGCAGCGAACTGCTGATTGAGCGTAACGAGTCGGAATCGGGCACCTTCCACATTCTGTGGCCAGCCGCCCAGCACGGCACGCTCCTGCTTTCGACGGCAAC
Coding sequences within it:
- the aroC gene encoding chorismate synthase, with protein sequence MLRYLTAGESHGKALVALVDGFPAGLSIDTAPINAELRRRQGGYGRGGRQRIETDTVEILSGVWRNTTLGSPIALQVVNKDYKLERLEDLQRPRPGHADLTGAIKYLGSIRGVLERASARETTVRVAAGALASQLLKEFNIQVLGYVVEIGDVKIATLPGSIEEHRALRDTSEVYSLDPGKDEAIKGLIDACGKEGDTLGGIVEVRVEGLPFGLGSHAQWDRKLDGRLAQAVMSVQAIKGVEIGLGFEAARRRGSQVHDPIQYDHAQRNSPNLGFVRPTNNAGGLEGGMTNGQPLVVRAAKKPISTLRRPLESINLQTHAPQSAEYERSDVCAISAASAIVENVVAFEVAAALVEKFGGDSLAEMKARYELFLNMAKER
- a CDS encoding phosphoribosylaminoimidazolesuccinocarboxamide synthase, which gives rise to MPTTMSAPLLESNIPGWPVRRGKVRDCYDLGEKMLLVSSDRISAFDWVLPSGIPDKGRVLTQISAYWFSQLGGAHHMLSMNVADFGLPSGVDAERLAGRSMLVRKTQVVPIECVVRGYLSGSGWKEYKKSGTVCGIHLPAGLKESDQLAEPIFTPATKEESGHDINISFEQMVEIVGREVSDELRRRSLEIYRRGAELARKRGIIIADTKFEFGRIGNELILIDEVLTPDSSRFWPAYDYQSGRGQASFDKQFVRDWLETTTWDKNSPPPSLPDEVVSRTREKYIEAFEYITGQKFAWR
- the hisN gene encoding histidinol-phosphatase translates to MNSELTSRLTTACELAREAGQWTLRYFQRDDLQVDLKSDASPVTIADREAEQLLRNRIAAAFPHDGVLGEEFGEQPGTSGYRWILDPIDGTKSFIHGVPLYAALIGIELEGESRAGVIHIPPLGEMAYGAMGQGAWFVRGSGEPRQIRVSTKKKLADGLFLTSDPANFTQRSAWPVYERMCAAAKLSRTWGDAYGYLLVATGRAEVMVDPLMNLWDAAALLPILQEAGGTYTDWQGNATIAGGEGIATNGLVLKEALMLMQGKG